The proteins below come from a single Desulfomonilaceae bacterium genomic window:
- a CDS encoding DUF1343 domain-containing protein — MSVITGLAELRENPTIVDQYERLGLLYNQASIDTDFRESCEVLHGVLGDRLTTLFGPQHGVGSTEQDNMIETGHFLHRTLGLPVYSLYSSSRRPSSEMLDNVDAVLVDIQDVGARVYTFCATVALLMEECAAQGKPVIILDRPNPINGTSVEGNVLDPEFSSFVGPYPLPMRHGMTVAELMSYYNAEFQINCELIIVKMKGWDRTFYFEDTGLPWAFPSPNMPTVETAIVYPGQVLLEGTNLSEGRGTTRPFEIFGTPFLNPEKIVTDIDPRCLAGVCLRPIQFRPVFNKWSGGSCLGFQIHVTDRNLYHPYRTTLAILSAIIKNSPDNFQWSEPPYEYVRDKLPIDVILGDPEVRKSLERGDSVFVMEEMWKNGLENFLKIRRDFLIY; from the coding sequence GTGTCCGTTATTACCGGACTGGCCGAACTAAGAGAAAATCCTACAATTGTAGATCAATATGAGCGTCTGGGGCTTCTATACAACCAGGCTTCAATTGATACCGATTTCAGGGAATCTTGCGAAGTCCTTCATGGGGTTCTAGGCGATAGACTTACGACTCTATTCGGTCCTCAACACGGAGTCGGGTCGACAGAACAGGATAATATGATCGAAACAGGTCATTTCCTGCATAGAACCCTCGGCTTGCCCGTTTACAGTCTTTATTCCTCGAGCAGACGTCCATCTTCTGAGATGCTGGACAATGTAGACGCTGTACTTGTCGACATTCAGGATGTGGGCGCTCGCGTATACACCTTCTGCGCAACCGTAGCCCTTCTGATGGAGGAGTGCGCGGCTCAAGGGAAGCCGGTAATTATTCTTGACCGACCAAATCCGATAAATGGAACGAGCGTTGAAGGAAATGTTCTTGACCCCGAGTTCTCATCGTTTGTCGGTCCATATCCTTTGCCCATGCGGCATGGTATGACGGTCGCGGAACTCATGAGTTATTACAACGCGGAATTCCAAATAAATTGTGAGTTGATAATCGTTAAAATGAAGGGCTGGGACAGGACCTTCTACTTTGAGGACACGGGATTGCCATGGGCTTTCCCTTCTCCAAACATGCCGACTGTTGAGACGGCGATTGTTTACCCAGGGCAGGTGCTGCTTGAAGGAACCAACCTGTCGGAAGGTCGTGGAACTACCCGGCCATTTGAAATATTTGGGACGCCATTTTTGAACCCGGAAAAGATTGTTACGGATATTGATCCAAGATGTCTTGCCGGGGTTTGTTTAAGGCCCATCCAATTTAGGCCGGTCTTCAACAAGTGGAGTGGTGGATCATGCCTTGGCTTTCAAATCCATGTCACAGACAGAAATTTGTACCATCCTTACAGGACTACATTGGCGATTTTGTCGGCGATCATAAAGAATAGTCCGGACAATTTCCAATGGTCGGAGCCTCCTTATGAGTATGTCCGTGATAAATTACCGATAGATGTGATTTTGGGAGATCCGGAAGTCAGGAAATCGTTAGAACGAGGAGATTCGGTTTTTGTCATGGAAGAAATGTGGAAAAACGGCCTGGAGAATTTTCTGAAAATCAGGCGTGATTTCTTGATCTATTGA
- a CDS encoding phage holin family protein, translating into MPGILIRWIIMTVTVLLISKLHLGVTVDDTGSALAFAAILGILNAFIRPVLIILTLPLTVVTLGFFILVINALLFWFVAGLDVGVHVAGFWSAFGASLVVSIVSWFISSAISGGGGERTVLVTHWGRNVVDLRRGRGGRWE; encoded by the coding sequence ATGCCGGGAATACTTATTCGCTGGATAATTATGACTGTCACTGTGCTGCTTATATCCAAACTTCACCTGGGAGTCACAGTTGACGACACGGGCTCAGCGTTGGCGTTCGCCGCTATCCTGGGCATATTGAACGCCTTTATTAGACCGGTCCTGATAATTCTAACGTTGCCGCTAACTGTGGTAACCTTGGGGTTCTTCATCCTTGTAATTAATGCGCTGCTTTTCTGGTTTGTAGCCGGACTAGATGTGGGAGTGCACGTAGCCGGATTCTGGTCGGCTTTTGGCGCTTCTCTGGTTGTCAGTATTGTTTCCTGGTTTATCAGTTCGGCTATTTCCGGCGGTGGGGGAGAGAGAACAGTCCTAGTAACGCATTGGGGTCGCAATGTTGTCGATCTGAGGAGAGGAAGAGGGGGCCGATGGGAATGA
- a CDS encoding slipin family protein — MYGLGIIILLAIAILFMAIKVLNEYERAVIFRLGRIIEHKGPGIIILIPGVDRMVRVSLRTVTMDVPPQDVITRDNVSVKVNAVIYFRVMEPTKAIIEVENYLYATSQLAQTTLRSVCGQSELDELLAEREKVNLQIQEILDRHTDPWGVKVSMVELKYIDLPQEMQRAIAKQAEAERERRAKVINAEGEFQAAAKLSEAAVIIAKEPIALQLRFLQTLVEVAAEKNSTTVFPIPIDLFEPFLRKMKEKDES, encoded by the coding sequence ATGTACGGTCTAGGCATAATCATACTTCTGGCCATTGCCATCCTTTTTATGGCCATAAAAGTGCTCAACGAATACGAAAGAGCTGTTATCTTTCGGCTCGGGCGCATAATAGAACACAAGGGCCCTGGAATTATAATTCTTATCCCTGGGGTCGACAGGATGGTCAGGGTTAGCCTCAGGACGGTGACTATGGATGTTCCCCCCCAGGATGTCATCACTCGTGATAACGTATCTGTAAAGGTGAACGCTGTCATTTATTTCAGGGTCATGGAGCCAACCAAAGCTATCATAGAGGTCGAGAATTATCTCTACGCGACCTCGCAATTGGCTCAGACGACACTGAGAAGCGTATGCGGCCAGTCTGAACTTGATGAGCTACTTGCCGAGCGCGAAAAGGTCAACCTGCAAATTCAAGAGATCCTTGACAGACATACTGATCCGTGGGGAGTTAAGGTCAGTATGGTCGAACTAAAATACATAGATCTGCCTCAGGAGATGCAGCGAGCCATAGCGAAACAGGCTGAGGCTGAAAGAGAAAGACGGGCAAAAGTAATTAACGCTGAAGGTGAATTTCAGGCGGCGGCGAAACTTTCCGAGGCAGCGGTCATAATAGCCAAGGAACCTATAGCATTGCAATTGAGGTTCCTGCAGACCCTGGTGGAGGTTGCGGCGGAAAAGAATTCTACCACGGTCTTCCCTATACCGATTGATTTGTTCGAGCCATTCTTAAGAAAGATGAAGGAGAAGGACGAGAGTTAA
- a CDS encoding nodulation protein NfeD, translating to MRHESIRMAATIASLVCCLLLLLGSPALCDTENLQNKRVVYLLDIDGTINPALADYITKGIQKAEESKAECVIIRMDTPGGVLSTTKTIIKEMVNAKIPVVVYVAPSGSSAASAGALITVCADVAAMAPGTNIGAAHPVSGGGQEIDSTMSEKIMNDMTAYIRGIVAQKGRNSEWPEKAIRESVSITAQEALDLKVIDLIADSVPELLVKLNGRKVDKDKVQYILDTKGARIERIVPGLRFKILDVIANPNIAYILMMVGGLGIMMELYNPGLIFPGVVGGICLLLSFFALQVLPVNYVGILLILLSIILFILELKVQSMGLLSLGAVISLTLGSVMLFDSTETAMRVSWSVIIPTVAAVSAFFIVVLGLVVRAWMKKPRTGEQGLLGEIGVAISDIDPFGKVAVHGEYWNARSETRIPKGEKVVVTKAQNLEINVSRYTGQ from the coding sequence ATGAGACATGAATCAATCCGTATGGCAGCCACAATAGCATCATTGGTTTGCTGTCTGCTCTTGCTGCTAGGCTCTCCCGCGTTGTGTGACACTGAAAACCTACAGAACAAAAGAGTTGTCTATTTACTAGACATTGATGGCACGATAAACCCTGCTTTAGCCGATTACATTACCAAAGGAATTCAAAAGGCTGAGGAAAGTAAGGCTGAATGCGTGATCATAAGGATGGATACACCTGGAGGAGTACTCAGCACCACCAAGACAATTATCAAAGAAATGGTCAACGCAAAGATCCCCGTAGTAGTGTATGTAGCTCCCAGCGGCTCGAGCGCAGCGTCGGCCGGGGCACTGATAACCGTATGCGCTGATGTGGCCGCCATGGCCCCGGGGACTAATATAGGAGCTGCTCATCCTGTCAGTGGCGGAGGACAGGAGATTGATTCAACCATGTCCGAAAAAATTATGAACGACATGACCGCCTATATTCGTGGGATAGTGGCGCAAAAAGGTCGAAACTCGGAATGGCCGGAAAAAGCCATCCGGGAAAGTGTTTCCATAACGGCCCAGGAAGCTCTAGACCTAAAAGTTATCGATTTGATAGCCGATTCCGTCCCGGAATTGCTGGTGAAATTGAATGGCCGAAAAGTGGACAAGGATAAGGTCCAATACATTTTAGATACTAAAGGAGCCAGGATCGAAAGAATTGTCCCCGGATTAAGATTCAAAATTCTGGATGTGATCGCAAATCCCAACATAGCGTACATTCTCATGATGGTAGGTGGACTGGGCATTATGATGGAGCTTTACAACCCTGGGCTGATATTCCCAGGTGTTGTAGGAGGAATTTGTTTATTGCTGTCCTTTTTCGCTCTGCAGGTCCTACCCGTAAATTATGTAGGAATTCTCCTGATACTCCTGTCGATCATTCTATTCATACTGGAACTCAAGGTTCAGTCCATGGGGTTGTTGTCTTTAGGGGCCGTAATAAGTCTAACGTTAGGGTCAGTTATGCTTTTTGATTCCACAGAAACAGCGATGCGGGTTTCCTGGTCGGTAATTATTCCCACCGTTGCGGCGGTTTCGGCGTTCTTCATAGTCGTGTTAGGGCTCGTAGTCAGGGCGTGGATGAAGAAGCCAAGAACCGGAGAGCAAGGCTTACTAGGGGAAATTGGAGTAGCTATTTCGGATATAGATCCATTTGGAAAGGTCGCTGTACACGGCGAATACTGGAACGCTCGCTCTGAAACACGCATACCCAAGGGCGAAAAAGTTGTCGTCACAAAAGCGCAAAATCTGGAGATCAACGTTTCAAGATACACCGGACAATAA
- a CDS encoding uracil-DNA glycosylase gives MTGIPEDSLLEIRDHIRYLLNTGYSEMALPLRQDLHDPDSARLLASIRTEIGDCHRCPLSKGRTNLVFGEGAPIARLMLIGEGPGAEEDREGRPFVGRAGQLLTRMIKAMGLDRSEVYIANVVKCRPPGNRDPEQLEIETCFPFLQAQIDAISPEVIVGLGRVAVSTLLGRKISMMRIRGNLQDVNGIPLMPTYHPAFLLRKEPDRKWKAEAWEDLKKVMALLDLHADGHGD, from the coding sequence TTGACTGGCATTCCTGAAGACAGCCTTTTGGAAATTCGAGATCATATTCGTTATCTGTTGAATACCGGTTATTCCGAAATGGCTTTGCCTTTGCGCCAGGATCTCCATGATCCAGACTCGGCTCGTCTTCTGGCTTCTATCCGTACGGAAATCGGGGATTGCCACAGGTGTCCTCTTAGTAAAGGGAGAACCAATCTAGTTTTTGGTGAAGGGGCGCCGATCGCTAGATTAATGTTAATAGGCGAAGGTCCTGGAGCCGAAGAAGACCGCGAAGGCAGGCCATTTGTAGGCAGGGCCGGACAATTGCTGACGCGTATGATTAAGGCCATGGGGCTGGACAGATCCGAGGTTTATATAGCGAATGTTGTAAAATGCCGCCCGCCTGGCAATCGTGACCCTGAACAATTGGAAATTGAAACGTGTTTTCCCTTTTTACAGGCGCAGATAGATGCAATTTCCCCTGAGGTGATTGTGGGGCTGGGTAGAGTAGCCGTTTCTACCTTGCTGGGAAGGAAGATTTCCATGATGCGAATACGTGGAAACTTACAGGATGTTAATGGTATTCCACTGATGCCTACATATCACCCGGCCTTCCTTCTCAGAAAAGAACCTGATCGTAAGTGGAAGGCCGAAGCATGGGAAGACCTAAAGAAGGTCATGGCTCTGTTGGATTTACACGCTGACGGTCATGGAGACTAA
- the coaBC gene encoding bifunctional phosphopantothenoylcysteine decarboxylase/phosphopantothenate--cysteine ligase CoaBC, which yields MSSSVLIGITGGIAAYKTPLLVRLMVKAGMNVHVVMTRAATEFVTPMTLATLSGNPVRMDMWGERDRPAVEHITLADSARMAVITPATANFIGKLANGIADDMLTTVMMAFNKPVLICPAMNINMYNNPILRANLERLITFGYHVMAPEKGDLACGWTGEGRMPEPEDIFREVERRLAPRDMDGLRVLVTAGPTEEPLDPVRFLTNRSSGKMGVAIARRALARGAKVSLVSGPLKVTAPLGVDHIQVRTASEMMEKVLGLFNESDMVFKAAAVADFRPEFVHREKMKKGDLEPTMNLIRNPDILAALGGKKWPDQVLVGFAAETIDPIENARIKLKKKNVDMLVLNDVSQPGAGFDCDTNIVRLLFRTGEDEQLSLMSKEDVADQILNRAIEIRANSRRR from the coding sequence ATGAGTTCATCCGTCCTGATCGGAATCACAGGTGGAATAGCGGCTTATAAAACTCCACTTTTAGTACGTCTAATGGTCAAGGCGGGCATGAATGTGCACGTTGTCATGACCCGAGCGGCGACAGAATTTGTTACGCCTATGACTCTCGCCACTTTAAGTGGCAATCCTGTACGCATGGACATGTGGGGAGAGCGTGACAGACCGGCGGTAGAGCATATTACTTTGGCCGACTCCGCCAGGATGGCCGTCATTACTCCAGCGACCGCTAACTTCATAGGCAAATTGGCCAATGGTATCGCCGATGACATGCTGACTACCGTAATGATGGCTTTTAACAAGCCTGTACTGATCTGCCCGGCGATGAACATAAACATGTATAATAATCCCATCCTCAGAGCCAATCTGGAACGCTTGATCACCTTCGGTTACCATGTGATGGCCCCTGAAAAAGGAGATCTGGCATGTGGCTGGACAGGGGAAGGGCGAATGCCCGAGCCTGAAGACATATTCCGGGAAGTCGAACGCAGACTGGCTCCACGCGACATGGACGGATTACGAGTATTAGTCACCGCTGGTCCTACGGAGGAACCTCTTGACCCTGTTCGGTTCCTCACAAATCGTTCTTCGGGTAAGATGGGCGTGGCTATAGCCCGGCGGGCTCTTGCGCGAGGAGCCAAGGTGTCTCTGGTTTCAGGACCGTTGAAGGTCACTGCGCCCTTGGGGGTAGATCACATTCAGGTGAGAACCGCTTCAGAAATGATGGAAAAGGTCCTTGGGTTATTTAATGAATCTGACATGGTGTTCAAAGCCGCTGCCGTAGCAGATTTCAGGCCTGAGTTTGTTCACCGGGAAAAAATGAAGAAAGGTGATTTGGAACCTACCATGAACCTTATTCGTAATCCTGACATCCTAGCCGCTCTTGGGGGCAAGAAATGGCCGGATCAGGTGCTGGTAGGCTTCGCCGCTGAGACCATTGATCCGATTGAAAACGCAAGGATCAAACTCAAGAAGAAGAACGTGGATATGCTCGTCCTCAACGACGTCAGCCAGCCGGGAGCAGGGTTTGATTGCGACACAAACATAGTTCGACTATTATTTCGGACGGGAGAGGACGAACAGCTCTCTCTCATGTCCAAGGAAGATGTCGCTGATCAGATTCTCAACCGGGCCATCGAAATAAGGGCCAACAGCCGCAGACGTTAA
- the lon gene encoding endopeptidase La has product MGFFKKNQEERTSVPQELIDLRNTLESARLPEKVASVAIKELERLEKTDPSAAEFAIGHNYIEYLIALPWNIYTDDNLDLTRARAILERQHYGLQVAKERVLEFLAVRTLRNRKGFRILVVDDEEMARQNIERVIVREGHTVWTASNGVEAFERVKVQEFDLIITDLKMDKMDGIQLVENIKKAAPRTEIMLVTGHATVDSAVDAFTKGAAYYLPKPYKLDDLRGAVKRILEKKLHAQITRGPVLCFAGPPGTGKTSIGQAIAEAMERKFARISMAGLRDEAELRGHRRTYVGAMPGRIIGEIRNLGLKNPVFMLDEIDKIGQDFRGDPASALLEILDPEQNRNFRDHYLDVPFDLSSVMFIATANVVENLPAALLDRLEVITFSGYTEHEKMRIAHDYLIPRQLNDSGLAGQETQFTDEAVSLIIGDYTREAGLRNLEREIANVCRKLALIYLQEGKDRLPSKVDEPMIPQFLGPRRYRHEAAEAANQVGVTTGLVWTEFGGEIIFVEAAKMKGTQQLILTGSLGDILRESAQTALSYVRSNAETFDIDPDFFSQTDIHIHIPAGAIPKDGPSAGVTIACALISLLTGRPARRNVALSGEITLSGRILPVSGIREKSLAAQRAGVNTVVFPESNSADIENLPDQVKNGLEFALAADIPGIIKVVLDPIQEPKVYDTGSLIK; this is encoded by the coding sequence ATGGGGTTTTTCAAGAAGAATCAGGAAGAACGAACTTCTGTTCCCCAAGAATTGATAGATTTGAGAAATACTCTTGAGTCAGCCCGTTTGCCGGAGAAAGTTGCGTCAGTAGCTATAAAAGAACTGGAACGGCTCGAGAAAACTGATCCATCCGCGGCCGAATTTGCCATCGGTCACAATTATATTGAATATCTAATCGCTTTACCCTGGAACATATACACTGACGATAATCTGGATCTAACGCGGGCTCGGGCCATATTGGAACGTCAACATTACGGTCTTCAGGTGGCCAAAGAACGTGTTCTGGAATTTCTCGCCGTTCGAACTCTTAGGAATAGAAAGGGTTTCAGGATACTGGTCGTTGATGACGAAGAGATGGCGCGGCAGAATATAGAGAGAGTGATTGTAAGGGAGGGACATACAGTTTGGACAGCCTCAAACGGAGTGGAAGCGTTTGAGAGAGTTAAGGTCCAGGAGTTTGACCTTATCATTACTGATCTGAAAATGGACAAGATGGACGGGATTCAGCTTGTGGAGAATATCAAGAAGGCGGCGCCCCGGACAGAAATCATGCTTGTTACCGGGCATGCCACCGTTGATTCCGCTGTTGACGCGTTTACTAAAGGAGCGGCATACTATTTGCCTAAGCCTTACAAGTTGGATGACCTAAGGGGCGCGGTCAAGAGAATCCTGGAAAAGAAACTGCACGCCCAGATAACGCGAGGTCCCGTATTATGTTTCGCCGGTCCTCCCGGAACTGGAAAAACATCTATCGGTCAGGCCATAGCCGAAGCTATGGAACGCAAATTCGCCAGAATATCAATGGCGGGCCTTCGAGATGAAGCTGAACTGAGGGGGCACCGCAGGACATATGTGGGGGCTATGCCCGGACGTATAATTGGCGAAATAAGAAATTTGGGGCTGAAAAATCCTGTTTTTATGCTCGACGAGATAGACAAGATCGGGCAGGATTTCCGTGGAGATCCTGCCTCCGCGCTTCTCGAAATTCTCGACCCTGAGCAGAATCGCAATTTCAGAGACCATTACCTGGATGTGCCTTTTGATCTGTCGTCGGTGATGTTCATAGCCACGGCCAACGTCGTGGAAAATTTACCGGCTGCGCTTCTGGACCGATTAGAGGTCATCACTTTCTCAGGCTATACAGAACACGAGAAAATGCGTATCGCTCACGACTACTTGATACCGAGACAACTTAACGATTCGGGACTGGCCGGACAAGAGACACAATTCACTGATGAGGCTGTTTCCTTGATCATCGGGGATTATACCAGGGAGGCCGGACTGCGCAATCTGGAGCGCGAAATAGCGAATGTGTGCAGGAAGTTGGCATTGATTTATCTTCAGGAAGGAAAAGATCGTCTCCCGTCTAAAGTTGATGAACCAATGATTCCCCAATTTCTTGGACCGAGACGCTACCGGCACGAAGCCGCTGAGGCCGCCAATCAGGTTGGGGTTACCACAGGCCTGGTATGGACGGAATTCGGAGGAGAAATCATTTTTGTAGAAGCGGCCAAGATGAAGGGGACTCAACAGTTGATACTTACCGGATCCCTGGGAGACATTCTACGGGAGTCCGCACAGACGGCTCTAAGCTATGTCCGCAGTAATGCTGAAACCTTCGACATTGATCCCGACTTTTTTTCTCAGACGGATATCCATATCCACATTCCGGCAGGAGCGATACCCAAAGATGGCCCTTCGGCGGGAGTCACTATTGCGTGTGCGCTTATATCACTGCTAACGGGTCGTCCGGCAAGACGCAATGTAGCTCTAAGCGGAGAAATAACATTGAGCGGAAGGATACTCCCTGTCAGCGGCATCAGAGAGAAGAGTCTGGCCGCTCAAAGGGCTGGAGTAAATACAGTTGTGTTCCCAGAATCAAATAGCGCGGACATTGAAAACCTTCCGGATCAAGTGAAGAACGGATTAGAGTTTGCCCTGGCGGCGGACATCCCCGGCATTATTAAAGTTGTTCTGGATCCGATTCAGGAACCGAAGGTATATGACACAGGCTCCTTAATCAAATGA
- a CDS encoding sulfite exporter TauE/SafE family protein encodes MTDHVLDAAKFIDLTWMNVSYLFIVGFIGGLVSGFIGSGGAFVLTPAMMSLGVPGAVAVATNMCHKFPKAMVGAYKRYKYGQVDLKLGVVMAVSATVGVQIGIKIQEYVLSKWGESGSNLYVSLSFVLVLIVVGGYVFYDAWKTSSSEGADPVPKFAKRLQAINLPPMIHFKTANLTISLWFTIPVGLMTGMLAATIAVGGFIGVPGMIYVVGASGLISSASELVIAFIMGFGGTVKWAMAGMVDIRLTLIILAGSLIGVQLGAIGTTYVKEHMIKVVMGTIMLVVAVSRALAIPRYLTQLGMMSTDKGVLNILDMVSFATMCLALAIGAVIILGSMLKGRRAQFAAQTSESYEHV; translated from the coding sequence ATGACCGATCACGTCCTAGACGCCGCAAAATTCATAGATCTTACTTGGATGAATGTGTCGTATTTATTCATAGTTGGCTTCATCGGAGGCTTGGTGAGCGGATTTATCGGATCCGGCGGAGCCTTTGTTTTGACTCCCGCCATGATGAGTCTTGGGGTACCGGGCGCAGTAGCTGTGGCGACCAACATGTGTCATAAATTTCCCAAGGCCATGGTCGGAGCGTACAAGCGGTATAAGTACGGACAGGTAGATCTTAAACTTGGAGTTGTAATGGCGGTCTCCGCTACGGTCGGAGTTCAGATAGGCATTAAAATTCAGGAATATGTTCTTTCCAAATGGGGAGAGTCTGGTTCCAATCTCTACGTAAGCCTGTCATTCGTATTGGTGCTCATTGTCGTGGGCGGCTATGTTTTCTACGACGCCTGGAAGACTTCTTCTTCAGAAGGTGCAGACCCCGTACCGAAGTTCGCCAAACGCCTTCAGGCCATAAATCTCCCACCAATGATCCACTTCAAGACCGCTAACTTAACAATATCGTTGTGGTTCACCATTCCGGTCGGCCTTATGACCGGCATGCTGGCGGCCACTATTGCGGTTGGTGGCTTCATAGGGGTTCCCGGTATGATTTATGTTGTCGGGGCTTCCGGACTAATATCATCAGCTTCCGAGTTGGTCATTGCGTTCATAATGGGGTTTGGCGGAACGGTAAAGTGGGCGATGGCCGGAATGGTCGACATAAGGCTTACTCTCATAATTCTTGCTGGTTCGCTTATAGGTGTTCAGCTTGGAGCTATAGGTACCACTTATGTCAAAGAGCACATGATAAAAGTGGTTATGGGAACCATAATGCTAGTCGTCGCAGTTAGCAGGGCTTTAGCGATTCCACGATATTTGACACAACTGGGTATGATGTCTACCGATAAGGGAGTATTAAACATCCTAGACATGGTGAGTTTCGCGACAATGTGTTTGGCCTTGGCAATCGGAGCCGTGATAATTCTCGGCAGCATGCTCAAAGGAAGACGGGCGCAGTTCGCCGCCCAAACATCAGAATCATACGAACATGTTTAA
- a CDS encoding universal stress protein has protein sequence MFKKILVAVDGSESGFHALRQATSLARAEKGAIKIISVAPPHAGELSLVGVRQHVNDMIIAPHRKALDEALEISEPYGVPARTILEVGEPPDKIVETADETHSDLIVVGLRGRNPAKTLLMGSIAARVIGFSEVDVLAVPSKSEINLDRILVAVDGSRSAERAASVAFQLRESYGSALFVLSVANIPSHLYGLDPELADRMLKEARQVLDQFRTGSQSQESNVPIDLLLREGEPAECINQVAMDKKVGMIIIGSHGRTGLKRLLMGSVAERVLGHAPCPVLVTKS, from the coding sequence ATGTTTAAGAAAATACTGGTAGCGGTTGATGGATCAGAATCCGGATTCCATGCTCTCCGCCAGGCGACCTCACTCGCAAGGGCGGAAAAAGGCGCCATCAAGATTATTTCGGTGGCGCCACCCCACGCAGGAGAATTAAGCCTTGTAGGTGTCCGTCAACACGTGAATGATATGATAATAGCGCCTCACCGGAAAGCTCTGGATGAGGCGCTTGAAATTTCTGAGCCTTATGGTGTTCCGGCGCGGACAATCCTTGAAGTCGGAGAGCCTCCCGACAAAATAGTCGAAACAGCGGATGAAACCCACAGTGACTTGATAGTAGTGGGCCTAAGAGGGAGAAATCCGGCCAAGACCTTGCTCATGGGAAGTATAGCCGCCAGGGTAATTGGATTTAGCGAAGTTGACGTTCTCGCTGTTCCGTCGAAGTCAGAGATTAACCTCGACCGAATCCTTGTCGCAGTGGACGGTTCGCGTTCAGCCGAAAGGGCGGCGTCAGTCGCATTCCAGTTGAGAGAATCTTACGGATCCGCTCTTTTTGTATTATCCGTCGCGAACATTCCGTCCCACCTTTATGGCCTTGACCCCGAGCTTGCTGATCGAATGTTGAAAGAAGCCAGGCAAGTTCTGGATCAATTTAGGACCGGATCTCAGTCTCAAGAATCAAATGTTCCCATTGATCTATTACTGCGAGAAGGGGAACCGGCTGAATGCATAAATCAGGTGGCCATGGACAAAAAAGTCGGTATGATAATAATAGGATCGCACGGAAGAACCGGCCTGAAAAGGCTACTCATGGGAAGTGTAGCGGAAAGAGTCCTTGGGCATGCGCCCTGCCCCGTCCTTGTCACAAAATCCTAA